One genomic window of Cupriavidus malaysiensis includes the following:
- a CDS encoding YgaP family membrane protein yields MHANVGTIDRAVRIIAGLLLIGLAATGKIGPWGWIGVVPLLTGIVRVCPAYSLLGIRTCQAPKAGTPD; encoded by the coding sequence ATGCACGCCAATGTCGGAACCATTGACCGCGCCGTCCGCATCATCGCCGGGCTGCTGCTGATCGGCCTGGCCGCCACCGGAAAGATCGGCCCGTGGGGCTGGATCGGCGTGGTGCCCCTGCTGACCGGCATCGTCCGGGTCTGCCCGGCCTACAGCCTGCTGGGCATCCGCACCTGCCAGGCACCCAAGGCCGGCACCCCGGACTGA
- the ppk2 gene encoding polyphosphate kinase 2: MASQSDQDTTAVTPDQTTAGKPKLGAKAYDKELFRMHVELVKLQRWVQQTGAKVCVLFEGRDGAGKGGTIKAITERVSPRVFRVVALPAPTERERTQMYVQRYLPHMPAGGEVVIFDRSWYNRAGVERVMGFCTEQEVESFLRDVPLVEKAIIDAGIILVKYWLEISQAEQTRRLQSRIDDGRKLWKLSDMDLQSYRRWYDYSRARDAMFDASHSAHAPWHVVDADDKRRARLNVIAHLLGRIPYQELPHKKTVLPERLGPEGYVEADHSDKRIPERF, from the coding sequence ATGGCAAGCCAGTCCGATCAGGACACCACCGCAGTCACGCCGGACCAGACCACTGCAGGCAAGCCGAAGCTGGGCGCCAAGGCCTACGACAAGGAGCTCTTCCGCATGCACGTGGAGCTGGTCAAGCTGCAGCGCTGGGTGCAGCAGACGGGCGCCAAGGTCTGCGTGCTGTTCGAGGGCCGGGACGGCGCGGGCAAGGGCGGGACCATCAAGGCCATCACCGAGCGCGTCAGTCCGCGCGTGTTCCGCGTGGTGGCCCTGCCTGCACCCACGGAGCGCGAGCGCACGCAGATGTACGTGCAGCGCTACCTCCCGCATATGCCGGCCGGTGGCGAGGTCGTCATTTTCGACCGCAGCTGGTACAACCGGGCCGGCGTCGAGCGGGTGATGGGGTTCTGCACGGAGCAAGAGGTCGAGAGTTTCCTGCGCGACGTGCCGCTGGTGGAAAAGGCGATCATCGATGCGGGCATCATCCTGGTCAAATACTGGCTGGAAATCAGCCAGGCCGAGCAGACCCGGCGCCTGCAATCGCGCATCGACGACGGGCGCAAGCTGTGGAAGCTGTCCGACATGGACCTGCAGTCGTATCGCCGCTGGTACGACTATTCGCGTGCCCGCGACGCGATGTTCGATGCCTCCCACAGCGCCCATGCGCCGTGGCATGTGGTCGATGCCGACGACAAGCGGCGCGCGCGGCTCAATGTCATCGCCCACCTGCTGGGCCGGATCCCCTACCAGGAGCTGCCGCACAAGAAGACCGTGCTGCCCGAGCGGCTGGGGCCGGAAGGCTACGTCGAGGCGGACCACTCGGACAAGCGCATCCCCGAGCGGTTCTGA
- a CDS encoding c-type cytochrome: MSDVQQPHDEHESPIKTPKQLIAVVIAAFLVPILVIILLVNFVGHGAKEGAGATDATEAVIDRIKPVASLELKDANAPRVYKTGEQVYKEVCSACHATGAAGAPKYGTAGDWAPRIGQGFDGLLNSVLHGKGAMQARAGTTPDDYSDYELGRAVVYMADAGGAKFPEPAAPAAATAAASAPAAETAAAAPAPAAAPAPAAAAAPAAASADTGKKVYEQVCAACHAAGVAGAPKFGDKAAWAPRLKEGMDVVHNYALKGKGVMPPKGGYAGPDADVLAAADYMAAAAK; encoded by the coding sequence ATGAGCGACGTCCAACAACCACACGACGAACACGAGTCTCCCATCAAGACGCCCAAGCAGTTGATCGCGGTAGTCATCGCCGCGTTCCTGGTGCCGATCCTGGTCATCATCCTGCTGGTCAACTTCGTCGGCCATGGCGCCAAGGAAGGCGCTGGCGCGACGGACGCCACCGAAGCGGTGATCGACCGCATCAAGCCGGTCGCTTCGCTCGAGCTGAAGGATGCCAACGCGCCGCGCGTCTACAAGACCGGCGAACAGGTCTACAAGGAAGTCTGCTCCGCCTGCCACGCGACCGGCGCGGCGGGTGCGCCCAAGTACGGCACCGCCGGCGACTGGGCCCCGCGCATCGGCCAGGGCTTCGACGGGCTGCTGAATTCGGTGCTGCACGGCAAGGGCGCGATGCAGGCGCGCGCCGGCACCACGCCGGACGACTACAGCGACTACGAACTGGGCCGTGCCGTGGTCTACATGGCCGATGCGGGCGGCGCCAAGTTCCCCGAGCCGGCGGCACCGGCGGCTGCAACCGCCGCGGCTTCCGCGCCGGCGGCCGAGACCGCTGCGGCCGCCCCGGCTCCGGCGGCTGCCCCCGCGCCTGCCGCCGCCGCTGCACCGGCCGCGGCGTCGGCCGATACCGGCAAGAAGGTCTACGAGCAGGTCTGCGCCGCCTGCCATGCGGCCGGCGTGGCCGGTGCGCCGAAGTTCGGCGACAAGGCGGCCTGGGCGCCGCGCCTGAAGGAAGGCATGGACGTGGTGCACAACTATGCGCTGAAGGGCAAGGGCGTGATGCCGCCGAAGGGTGGCTATGCCGGCCCCGATGCCGACGTGCTGGCCGCGGCCGACTACATGGCGGCCGCCGCGAAGTAA
- the hemN gene encoding oxygen-independent coproporphyrinogen III oxidase: MSAPTSRLTPASPITPAARTLDRDALTGFRALAGRIDGNGPRYTSYPTADRFHDGIGEADYRTALADSSRGASAPVLPTGSPLSLYVHVPFCENICYYCGCNKIITRDHGRSARYVDYLAREAAQVAQALGARRQVLQSHWGGGTPTFLDEDEMRRVMAALQEHFELSAYGEHSIEIDPRVVDDARMALLAELGFNRISLGVQDFDPEVQRAIHREQSVAQTRAVVDAARRLGMRSISMDLIYGLPHQDARRFAVTIERVLEMRPERLSVYSYAHLPHVFKPQRRIDEAALPAPAEKLEILVATIEKLSAAGYVYIGMDHFALPGDDLAVAQREGKLQRNFQGYSTHAGYDQVGLGVSAIGAVAGRYVQNARTLDDYYAALDAGRLPVIRGFHMSADDHLRREIIGALMCNGVLDSAALAARHGIDFAAAFATELADLERLAADGLVDCRPGRIEVTPLGRLLVRRVAMVFDRHLREDAARRRALAGEAANEAVAAPLVRYSRVV; encoded by the coding sequence ATGTCCGCTCCCACCTCACGCCTCACACCCGCCTCACCCATTACACCCGCCGCGCGGACGCTCGACCGCGACGCGCTGACAGGTTTCCGCGCGCTCGCCGGCCGCATCGACGGCAACGGCCCGCGCTACACCTCCTATCCGACCGCCGACCGCTTCCATGACGGCATCGGCGAGGCCGACTACCGCACGGCGCTGGCCGACAGCAGCCGCGGGGCGTCCGCGCCGGTTCTGCCAACGGGTTCGCCGCTCTCGCTCTACGTGCACGTGCCGTTCTGCGAGAACATCTGCTACTACTGCGGCTGCAACAAGATCATCACGCGCGACCATGGGCGCAGCGCGCGCTACGTCGACTACCTCGCGCGTGAGGCCGCCCAGGTGGCGCAGGCGCTGGGCGCGCGCCGCCAGGTGCTGCAGTCGCACTGGGGCGGCGGCACGCCGACCTTTCTCGACGAAGACGAGATGCGCCGTGTGATGGCCGCGCTGCAGGAGCACTTCGAACTGTCCGCCTACGGCGAGCACTCCATCGAGATCGACCCGCGCGTGGTGGATGATGCGCGCATGGCCCTGCTGGCCGAACTGGGTTTCAACCGCATCAGCCTGGGCGTGCAGGACTTCGATCCCGAGGTGCAGCGCGCCATCCACCGCGAGCAGTCCGTGGCGCAGACGCGCGCCGTGGTCGATGCCGCGCGCCGCCTCGGCATGCGCTCCATCAGCATGGACCTGATCTACGGCCTGCCGCACCAGGACGCGCGGCGCTTCGCCGTGACCATCGAGCGCGTGCTGGAGATGCGGCCCGAGCGGCTCTCGGTCTACAGCTATGCGCACCTGCCGCATGTGTTCAAGCCGCAGCGCCGCATCGACGAAGCGGCGCTGCCGGCGCCGGCCGAAAAGCTCGAGATCCTGGTCGCCACCATCGAGAAACTGAGCGCCGCCGGCTACGTCTACATCGGCATGGACCATTTCGCCTTGCCCGGCGACGACCTCGCCGTGGCGCAGCGCGAGGGCAAGCTGCAACGCAACTTCCAGGGCTATTCGACGCACGCCGGCTACGACCAGGTCGGACTCGGCGTGTCGGCGATCGGCGCGGTGGCCGGACGCTACGTGCAGAACGCGCGCACGCTGGACGACTACTACGCCGCGCTCGACGCCGGCCGGTTGCCGGTGATCCGCGGTTTCCACATGTCCGCCGACGATCACCTGCGGCGCGAGATCATCGGCGCGCTGATGTGCAACGGCGTGCTCGACAGCGCTGCGCTGGCGGCACGCCACGGCATCGATTTCGCAGCCGCCTTCGCCACCGAACTGGCGGACCTGGAGCGCCTGGCCGCCGACGGCCTGGTGGACTGCCGGCCCGGCCGCATCGAGGTGACACCGCTCGGGCGCCTGCTGGTGCGCCGCGTGGCGATGGTATTCGACCGCCACCTGCGCGAAGACGCCGCACGCCGGCGCGCGCTGGCCGGCGAGGCCGCCAACGAAGCGGTAGCGGCCCCGCTGGTGCGCTACTCGCGGGTGGTGTAG